A single genomic interval of Petroclostridium xylanilyticum harbors:
- a CDS encoding DivIVA domain-containing protein encodes MSGEKRFRSSMFGYKKQDVYEFIEKLAKDLEEQIKIKDDELVALRNQNQDLKKQVEELTNKLTAIESGRTYIADAIIKAEEQAKKIIDDAVREAGLRRQELQLKINEEQNKLEMVKKELRELRLEAIDRIKRYELQLVELVEEEEIDATAETEQEAAVTQEEEVEQIDG; translated from the coding sequence ATGTCAGGAGAAAAAAGGTTTAGAAGCAGTATGTTTGGTTATAAGAAACAGGACGTTTATGAATTCATAGAAAAGCTGGCAAAAGACCTGGAAGAGCAAATAAAAATCAAAGATGATGAGCTCGTTGCCTTAAGAAACCAGAATCAGGATTTGAAAAAGCAGGTTGAAGAGTTAACAAATAAGTTAACGGCAATTGAAAGCGGTCGTACATACATAGCCGATGCTATTATCAAAGCAGAAGAACAGGCAAAAAAAATTATTGATGATGCTGTTAGAGAAGCCGGGCTTAGGAGACAAGAACTTCAATTAAAAATAAATGAAGAACAAAATAAATTGGAAATGGTAAAAAAAGAGCTTCGTGAACTGAGGTTGGAAGCTATTGATAGAATTAAAAGATATGAGCTGCAGTTGGTTGAACTGGTAGAAGAGGAAGAAATTGATGCAACAGCTGAAACGGAACAAGAGGCTGCTGTTACTCAAGAGGAAGAAGTAGAACAGATAGATGGCTGA
- a CDS encoding zinc-ribbon domain-containing protein: MADKNLTCKDCGATFVFTEGEQQFYAEKGFTNEPTRCKECRAAKKAQRNNAPRRQGGMSNNRGRSSAFARF; this comes from the coding sequence ATGGCAGATAAAAATCTTACCTGCAAAGACTGCGGTGCAACTTTTGTTTTTACTGAAGGCGAACAGCAGTTTTATGCTGAAAAAGGCTTTACCAATGAACCTACCCGTTGCAAAGAATGCAGAGCGGCCAAGAAGGCTCAAAGAAACAATGCACCAAGACGACAAGGTGGAATGTCCAATAATAGGGGTAGAAGTAGTGCTTTTGCAAGATTCTAA